From Micromonospora carbonacea:
CACCACCAGCAAGTTCGGCGCGCGGCTGGAGCCGTTCGGCCACGTCGACGTGCAGCTCGCCGGCGACCCGAAGGGCAACGTCGGCAGCTCGCTGCACAGCGTCAGCCAGGTCGAGGGGATCGACCTGTACGGCAAGCGGTTCCTCGGCGACTATCCGCGCTACACGGCGGCCAGCGCGATCGCCGAGACCGCCGAGCGGCTCACCCCGGTCGAGCGGGAGCCGTCGCTGCGGCTGTTCCAGCTCACCCTCGGCGCGCTCAAGTCGCTCGCCCGGGGCGAGCACGCCACCACGCTGGTGCTCGACGCGTACCTGCTGCGGGGGATGGCCCTGGCGGGCTGGGCCCCCGCGCTGACGGCCTGCGCGGTCTGCGGCACCCCGGGCCGGCACCGGGCGTTCTCCGTGCCGGCCGGCGGCGCGGTCTGCCCGGACTGCCGGCCCCCCGGCGCGGCCCACCCCGCCCCGGCGACCGTCGACCTGATGTCCGCGCTCACCACCGGCGACTGGGTGCTCGCCGACGCCACCGAGACCGGCGTACGCCGGGAGTGCAGCGGCCTGGTCGCGGCGCACCTGCAGTGGCACCTGGAGCGCGCGCTACGCTCGCTGCCGCTGGTCGACCGGGGTGGCCCGACGGCCGGCGGTGCCGCCGCCGTGGACAGGGGGAAGACCGAGTGATCCGTTCGATGAGGGCCGGCCGGCGCGAGCCGGTGCCGCCGACTCCGCACCCGTCGGGCGCCCGGCCCCCGGCGCTGCCGGGCGACGCGCTGCCGAAGCACGTCGCGATCGTCATGGACGGCAACGGCCGGTGGGCCAAGGAGCGGGGGCTGCCCCGCACGAAGGGCCACGAGCAGGGCGAGCACAGCCTCTTCGACACCGTCGAGGGCGCGATCGAGCTGGGCATCCCCTACCTGTCGGCGTACGCGTTCTCCACCGAGAACTGGCGGCGTTCCCCGGACGAGGTCCGGTTCCTGATGGGCTTCAACCGGGACGTCATCCGTCGCCGCCGCGACCAGCTCGTCGACCTGGGCGTGCGGGTCGTCTGGTCGGGCCGGGCCGGTCGGCTGTGGAAGAGCGTCATCTCCGAGTTGCAGACCGCCGAGGAGATGTCGCGCGGCAACTCGACGCTGACGCTGCAGTTCTGCGTCAACTACGGCGGGCAGGCCGAGATCGCCGACGCGGCCGCCGCGATCGCCCGCGACGTGGCGGCGGGCCGGCTCGACCCGGGCAAGGTCACCGAGAAGACCGTGGCGAAGTACCTCTACCACCCGGAGGTCCCCGACGTGGACCTCTTCCTCCGCCCGTCCGGCGAGGAGCGGATCTCCAACTTCCTGCTCTGGCAGACCGCGTACGCGGAGCTGGTGTTCCTCGACACCCTCTGGCCCGACTTCGACCGCCGGCACCTGTGGTACGCGTGCGAGCTGTACGCCCAGCGGGACCGCCGGTTCGGCGGGGCGCTGCCCAACCCGGTCGCCCCGCCACAGCCCTGACCCGCCGCGGCCCGAGTCCTGCCGACCGAGCCCGGTCCTGCCGACCCGACTGCGCCGGTGCCGCCCCCGAACCCTGGGGCGGCACCGGCGCGGTGGCGTCGCTGCTCAGGCCTCCACTTCGGCGCGGCCCTCGGTGGCCCACAGGGTGTGGAACGAGCCGTCCCGGTCCACCCGGCGGTAGGTGTGCGCGCCGAAGTTGTCCCGCAGCCCCTGCAACAGCGCGGCGGGCAGCCGCTCGGCGCGCAGCCCGTCGAAGTACGCCAGCGACGACGAGAACGCCGGCGTCGGCACCCCGGCCCGCGCCGCGTCGACGACGACCCGCCGCCAGCTCGGCACGCCCGCGCTGACCGCCTCGGCGAAGTACGGCGCGACCAGCAGCGACGGCAGCTCCGGCTCGGCGTCGTACGCCTCCTTGATCCGGTCCAGGAAGCGGGCCCGGATGATGCAGCCGCCCCGCCAGATCGTGGCGGTGCCGCCCAGGTCGATGTCCCAGTCGTACTCGCTGCTGCCGGCGCGGATGTGGTCGAAGCCCTGCGCGTACGCGACGATCTTGCTGGCCAGCAGCGCGCGCCGCACGTCCTCGACGAAGGTGTCGCGGTCCTCGACCTGCCACTTCTCCCCGGCGTCGCCGAAGGCGCGGCGGGCGGCCTCGCGCTGGCCGGCGTGCCCGGACAGCGACCGGGCGAACGTCGCCTCGGCGATGCCGGTGATCGGGATGCCCAGGTCGAGCGCGCTCTGCACCGTCCAGCGGCCGGTGCCCTTCTGCTCGGCCTGGTCGAGCACCACGTCCACGAAGGCCCGGCCGGTCGCCGCGTCGGTGTGCCCGAGGACCTCGGCGGTGATCTCGATGAGGAACGACTCCAGCTCGCCGGTGTTCCACTCCCGGAAGATCTCCGCGATCTCCGCCGGGCTCGCCGACAGCCCCGCCCGCAGCAGGTCGTACGCCTCGGCGATGAGCTGCATGTCGGCGTACTCGATGCCGTTGTGGACCATCTTGACGAAGTGGCCGGCGCCGTCGGGCCCGATGTGCCGGCAGCACGACGTGCCGTCCACCTGCGCGGCGATCTTCTCGAACATCGGGCCGAGCTTCGCGTACGACTCGGCGGAGCCGCCCGGCATGATGCTGGGCCCGAGCAGCGCGCCCTCCTCGCCGCCGGACACGCCGGTGCCGGAGAAGTGCAGCCCCTTGGCGCGCAGCGCCTCCTCCCGCCGCCGCGTGTCGGCGAAGTGGGCGTTGCCGCAGTCGACGATGATGTCGCCCTCGTCGAGCAGCGGCACCAGCTCGTCGATCACCGCGTCGGTCGGTGCGCCCGCCTTGACCATGATGATCACGGCGCGGGGGCGTTCCAGCGAGCCGACGAAGTCCGCCAGGGACTCGGACGGCACGAACGTCCCCTCGTCACCGTGCTCGGCGACCAGGCTGCGGGTCCGCTCCGGCGACCGGTTGTGCACCGCCACCGTGAATCCGTTCCGGGCCAGGTTCCGGGCCAGGTTCCGGCCCATCACCGCCAGCCCCGTCACGCCGATCTGCGCCGTCGCCTGTTGCGTCATCCGTACCCGCCACCTCTCGCGTCGCCTGTAGTGCTGCGACGGTATCGCGCCGCCGGGCGGACCGGGACCGGTGGGCGACGCGGTGTCACAGTGTGGTGGCGTCCGCGCCGGGGCCGCCGCGCTGACCTGTGGGTCAGCCGATCAGCGGGCGGAACGTGCCCAGGGCGACGCTGACCGCCAGCGCCGCGCCGGCCAGCGCCGCCGCCCCGGCGACCAGCAGCCCGTCGGCGGGGCCGAACCGCTGCCGCCGGGCGACCGTGCGGGGCGTGGCCGCGTCGAAGCCCCGGGCGTCCATCGCCACGGCCAGCCGGGTGCCCCGCCGGATCGCGCCGACCAGCAGCGCGAACGCGGTCGAGACGAACAGCCGCAGCCGGGCCACCGGGTTGCGGCCGGCGTCCACCCCGCGCGCCCGTCGGGCCATGCTGATCATCTGCCACTCCTGGCCGAGCAGCGGCACCAGCCGGAACGCCGCCAGCGCCCCGATCGCGAAGCGGGCCGGGGCCTTCGCGTTCTGCACCAGCGCGTCGGCCAGGTCGGTCGGGTCGGTGGTGGCGAAGACCATCACCCCGGGCAGCGCCACCGCGAGCATGCGCAGGGCCAGCCCGAGCGCGGTCAGCAGCACCCCGCTGGTGACCGCCACCGGCCCCGCCTCGACCAGCGTCCGGCCGGTGCGCTCGGCGGCGAACAGGACCAGGGTCACCACGATGCCGGCAGCGCTGAGCAGCAGCGGCGCGGCCCGCCGGGCGAGCACCCCGTAGCGGATGCCGAACAGCGGCAGCACGGCCAGCTCCACGCCGATGGCGACGGCCGGCGCCACCGGGTCCAGGGTGGCGAGCAGGGCGAACGAGAAGACCAGCGCGGCGGCGACCTTCGCCACGGGGTTGCGCCGGGCCAGCGGGGCCCCGGGCGCGGCGACCGGCTCGATGCTGATCACGCGACCACCGCCCCCCGGCGGCCGGTGCCGTGGCCGGTGCCGGTCACGCCGCCACCGCCGCCGGGTCGCGGGTGAGGGTGAGCCGCCGGTCGGCCAGGGCCGCCACGAAGTCCGCGTCGTGGGTGACGGCGACGACGCCGTGCCCGTCGTCACGCAGCTCGGCGAACAGGTCCACCAGCTCCAGCCAGGTGCGCCGGTCCTGGCCGAAGGTGGGCTCGTCGCAGACCAGCAGGCGGGGCGCGGTGGCCAGGGCCGTCGCCACGCTCAGCCGCCGCGCCTCCCCACCCGAGAGGGTGTACGGGTTCGCGCGCGCCAGCCGCGCCAGGCGCAGCCGGTCCAGCAGCCCGTCCACGGTGGCCCGGACGGCGGCCTCGCCGTGGCCGGTGCGGCGCGGGCCGAGGGCCAGCTCGTCGTAGACCGTCCCGGTGACGAACTGGTGCTCCGGGTCCTGGAACACCGACCCGATCCGGCGGGCCAGGGCGGGTGCCCGCCAGCGGTGCGGCGCGGTGGCGGCGTCCCGCCCGGCCAGTTCCCGGGTCGCCGCCACCCGCCCGACCCCGGGGCGCAGCAGGCCGCCCAGCAGCAGCGCCAGCGTCGACTTGCCCACCCCGTTCGGGCCGAGGACGGCGAGCGCCTCGCCGGCGCGTACCGCCAGGTCGGTCGGGGCGAGGCGGGGCGGCAGGGCGGCCCGGTCGGCGGTGAGCAGCGCCTCGCCGGGGGCGGCGGCGGCCCGCCGGGGCGGCACCGTCCGGCCGGGCACCCAGACCCCCTCGGCGGCGAGCGCGTCGCCGTGGGCGGCGAAGACGGCCTCCGGCGGCCCGTCGGCGCGCACGCCGCCGCCCGGCTCCAGCACCACCACCCGGTCGACCAGCGGCAGCGCCTCGGCGACCCGGTGCTCGACCAGGACCAGCGCGGTGTCGGCGGTGACGGCGTCGGCCACGGCCCGGCGGACCAGCGCCGCCCCGGCCGGGTCGAGGTTGGCGGTCGGCTCGTCGAGCAGCAGCAGCCCCGGCCGCAGGGCGAGCGCCCCGGCCAGCGCGAGCCGCTGCTGTTCGCCGCCGGAGAGGGCGGCGGTCGGGCGGTCCCGGTGGTAGGGGAAGCCGACCCGGCGCAGCGCCTCGTCCACCCGGGGCCAGATCTCACCGGCGGGCACGCCCCGGTTCTCCAGCCCGAACGCGACGTCGTCGCCGCAGCGGGCCATCACGAGCTGGCTCTCCGGGTCCTGGAAGACGATGCCGACCCGGTCCCGGTCGGCGCGGGGGTCGACGCCGTCGACCTCGACGACGCCCTCCTGCTCGCCCGAGTCGGCGGAGAGCAGCCCGGCCAGCGCGGCCAGCAGCGTGCTCTTGCCGGCCCCGGAGGGCCCCAGCAGCAGCACCCGCTCGCCGGCCCCGACGCTCAGGTCGACCCCGCGCACGGCCCAGGCCCGCCGCCCGGCGTGCCGCCACCCGAACCCCCGCACCACCACCCGCGCCGTCACCCGTCCCCCTCCCCGGTCGGCATGTGGAACGATCGCGCTAGATCGGGGTGCGGGTGCGGGCGGCGGGGAAGCGGTCCAGGACGCCCGTGGTGAGCAGGGCGCGCAGGAGGGACCACGCGCCCGCGCCCGCGATGACCGTGGCGCTGACCACGGTGAGCAGGGCGTACGGGAGGCGGTAGCCGGTCAGGTCGTACTCGGCGTTCCACACGAAGAAGTCGAACAGGGCGGCGCCGACGCCGGTGAGCGCCCCGGCGAGCAGCGCGGTCGGCAGCCGGAACGAGCGGTAGCGGAACGCGGCGAACGCCAGCTCCGCGCCGAGG
This genomic window contains:
- the recO gene encoding DNA repair protein RecO; the encoded protein is MAGYRRQLYRDDAVVLRVQKLGESDRIITLLTRRHGRLRAVARGVRRTTSKFGARLEPFGHVDVQLAGDPKGNVGSSLHSVSQVEGIDLYGKRFLGDYPRYTAASAIAETAERLTPVEREPSLRLFQLTLGALKSLARGEHATTLVLDAYLLRGMALAGWAPALTACAVCGTPGRHRAFSVPAGGAVCPDCRPPGAAHPAPATVDLMSALTTGDWVLADATETGVRRECSGLVAAHLQWHLERALRSLPLVDRGGPTAGGAAAVDRGKTE
- a CDS encoding isoprenyl transferase gives rise to the protein MRAGRREPVPPTPHPSGARPPALPGDALPKHVAIVMDGNGRWAKERGLPRTKGHEQGEHSLFDTVEGAIELGIPYLSAYAFSTENWRRSPDEVRFLMGFNRDVIRRRRDQLVDLGVRVVWSGRAGRLWKSVISELQTAEEMSRGNSTLTLQFCVNYGGQAEIADAAAAIARDVAAGRLDPGKVTEKTVAKYLYHPEVPDVDLFLRPSGEERISNFLLWQTAYAELVFLDTLWPDFDRRHLWYACELYAQRDRRFGGALPNPVAPPQP
- the gndA gene encoding NADP-dependent phosphogluconate dehydrogenase, encoding MTQQATAQIGVTGLAVMGRNLARNLARNGFTVAVHNRSPERTRSLVAEHGDEGTFVPSESLADFVGSLERPRAVIIMVKAGAPTDAVIDELVPLLDEGDIIVDCGNAHFADTRRREEALRAKGLHFSGTGVSGGEEGALLGPSIMPGGSAESYAKLGPMFEKIAAQVDGTSCCRHIGPDGAGHFVKMVHNGIEYADMQLIAEAYDLLRAGLSASPAEIAEIFREWNTGELESFLIEITAEVLGHTDAATGRAFVDVVLDQAEQKGTGRWTVQSALDLGIPITGIAEATFARSLSGHAGQREAARRAFGDAGEKWQVEDRDTFVEDVRRALLASKIVAYAQGFDHIRAGSSEYDWDIDLGGTATIWRGGCIIRARFLDRIKEAYDAEPELPSLLVAPYFAEAVSAGVPSWRRVVVDAARAGVPTPAFSSSLAYFDGLRAERLPAALLQGLRDNFGAHTYRRVDRDGSFHTLWATEGRAEVEA
- a CDS encoding energy-coupling factor transporter transmembrane component T family protein; this translates as MISIEPVAAPGAPLARRNPVAKVAAALVFSFALLATLDPVAPAVAIGVELAVLPLFGIRYGVLARRAAPLLLSAAGIVVTLVLFAAERTGRTLVEAGPVAVTSGVLLTALGLALRMLAVALPGVMVFATTDPTDLADALVQNAKAPARFAIGALAAFRLVPLLGQEWQMISMARRARGVDAGRNPVARLRLFVSTAFALLVGAIRRGTRLAVAMDARGFDAATPRTVARRQRFGPADGLLVAGAAALAGAALAVSVALGTFRPLIG
- a CDS encoding ABC transporter ATP-binding protein, whose product is MTARVVVRGFGWRHAGRRAWAVRGVDLSVGAGERVLLLGPSGAGKSTLLAALAGLLSADSGEQEGVVEVDGVDPRADRDRVGIVFQDPESQLVMARCGDDVAFGLENRGVPAGEIWPRVDEALRRVGFPYHRDRPTAALSGGEQQRLALAGALALRPGLLLLDEPTANLDPAGAALVRRAVADAVTADTALVLVEHRVAEALPLVDRVVVLEPGGGVRADGPPEAVFAAHGDALAAEGVWVPGRTVPPRRAAAAPGEALLTADRAALPPRLAPTDLAVRAGEALAVLGPNGVGKSTLALLLGGLLRPGVGRVAATRELAGRDAATAPHRWRAPALARRIGSVFQDPEHQFVTGTVYDELALGPRRTGHGEAAVRATVDGLLDRLRLARLARANPYTLSGGEARRLSVATALATAPRLLVCDEPTFGQDRRTWLELVDLFAELRDDGHGVVAVTHDADFVAALADRRLTLTRDPAAVAA